Proteins encoded within one genomic window of Cucumis sativus cultivar 9930 chromosome 3, Cucumber_9930_V3, whole genome shotgun sequence:
- the LOC101217008 gene encoding uncharacterized protein LOC101217008 isoform X3, with product MKKKLRDIVAKRCVDFDSRESRKRRSKRLKSLSVGLATTEDGNDGEMNEREGDNITNKLFVDQSQDFLPVVGKKPPNIRDNLDSTHMTPRSPLPSDSLASLALLKLASRGQVSPILDRSQNVGELVNVCEPSRQQLPKKRRGPTKTKPIAIEECNKVGVTFDQFGQPIEEASIGLSSFLGPLVREVVPVTLSDWRKLSTRSKEILWTSIQFRYNVKEDWQRKCIFQKMGRLWRAEKSRILSQIQSTSTNEELVKMKPSNIQSVHDWMEFVKEKKSTRFKAKSEKFKSMKEMQLPSTRRKSYTRLAEEMAMQNKLSDNVAKRCIDFDSKAPRKRRSKRLKFLSIDLATTEDVNDGEINSMEGVNITNKLFVDQSQDSLPVAGNERPNIGDNLDSTHTTPESPLPSDSLASLTLLKLASRGQVSPILDRSQNVGEHINDSEPTMQQHPKKRRGPTKMKPIAIEECNKVDITFDQFGQPIGEASIGLSSFLGALVREVVPVTLSNWRKLSTTSKEILWTSIQLRYNVKEVWQRKCIFRKMGRLWRAGKSRIVSQIQSTSTNEELVKMKPSNVQSMHDWMDFVKEKKSATFKAKSEKFKSMKKMQLPHTCSRKGYARLAEEMRKSCLDSSSVTRIALLAKAHRKKDENPVNSQVTETLGMEKKLSDMVAKRCIYFDPKTLQKRRSKRLESFSIGPATTEDDNDGKMNKEGDNITNKFFIDQSQNSMAAGNKAPNIGDNHDSTHTIPSSPLPLDSDSTDRTPSSPLSLDRSQNSGEHINVSEQTMQQLPNNCRDPTRMGANAIEECNKVDIIFNEFGQPIGEASIGLSSFLGPLVREVVPVTLNDWRKLSTRSKEVLWKSVQLRYNMKEDWQRKYIFQKMGRLWRAGKSRIVSQIQSTSTSEELVKMKPSNIKSMHDWMNFVKEKKSAMFKAKSEKFKSMKKKQLPHTCSRKGYARLAEEMKKGCPDSSSVSRVAVWAKAHRKKDGNPVNSQVAEALERIEQIDNEGIKTTSNNVGNEAISKVLGSDRGDTGALGFGVTVKKFSLLSQLDGHYAELEETNDNEGIITGSNNVINDAISKVLGPDQGGALGFGVTVKKFSQREHYTKLEEKYKKMEGEMSEMRSLMSQILKSQGNGSEHLSNATNEQIVNNVATNPIGSSPLSINDNNALPKCKMLDWCGTGEVVAEGRWSSNDPKVIVHHVPLGPQAVKVWVDLPKRSDAFLWRPNSEMHYIKDAVGSAVAWPLDKVVMS from the exons atgaagaagaaactaaGAGATATTGTTGCCAAAAGATGTGTTGATTTTGATTCAAGGGAATCACGAAAGAGGCGTTCTAAGCGCTTGAAATCTCTTTCAGTTGGCCTAGCAACTACAGAGGATGGCAACGATGGAGAAATGAATGAGAGGGAAGGAGATAACATTACAAATAAGTTGTTTGTTGACCAATCTCAAGATTTTTTGCCAGTAGTTGGAAAAAAGCCACCTAATATTAGAGACAATCTTGATAGTACGCACATGACTCCAAGATCACCATTACCATCAGATTCGCTAGCATCTCTTGCCCTTTTGAAGTTAGCTTCTAGGGGACAAGTTTCACCAATTTTAGATAGATCACAAAATGTAGGAGAACTTGTCAATGTTTGTGAGCCAAGTAGGCAACAACTTCCTAAGAAACGTAGAGGCCCTACAAAAACGAAACCCATTGCAATTGAGGAGTGCAATAAAGTGGGTGTAACATTCGACCAGTTTGGACAACCAATTGAGGAGGCTTCGATTGGGTTGTCTTCATTTTTAGGTCCACTCGTGAGAGAGGTAGTGCCTGTGACTTTAAGTGATTGGAGAAAATTGTCAACAAGATCCAAAGAAATTTTATGGACATCAATTCAA TTTAGGTATAATGTGAAAGAAGATTGGCAAAGAAAATGTATCTTTCAAAAGATGGGTAGACTGTGGAGAGCAGAAAAATCACGAATTTTGTCACAAATTCAATCAACTTCCACTAATGAAGAGCTTGTTAAAATGAAGCCATCCAATATACAATCTGTGCACGATTGGATGGAATttgtgaaagaaaagaagagcaCAAGGTTCAAG GCTAAAAGtgaaaagttcaaatcaaTGAAGGAGATGCAACTTCCAAGTACACGTCGTAAGAGTTATACTAGATTGGCAGAAGAAATG GCAATGCAGAATAAATTAAGCGATAATGTGGCCAAAAGATGtattgattttgattcaaaGGCACCACGAAAGAGACGTTCCAAGCgattaaaatttctttcaataGACCTAGCAACTACTGAGGATGTCAACGATGGAGAAATAAATTCCATGGAAGGAGTTAACATCACAAATAAGTTGTTTGTCGACCAATCTCAAGATTCTTTGCCAGTAGCTGGGAATGAGCGACCTAATATTGGAGACAATCTTGATAGTACACACACCACTCCAGAATCACCTTTACCATCAGATTCGCTAGCATCTCTTACCCTTTTGAAGTTAGCTTCTAGGGGACAAGTTTCACCAATTTTAGATAGGTCACAAAATGTAGGAGAGCATATCAATGATTCTGAACCAACCATGCAACAACACCCCAAGAAACGTAGAGGCCCTACAAAAATGAAACCCATCGCAATTGAGGAGTGCAATAAAGTGGATATAACCTTCGACCAGTTTGGACAACCAATTGGGGAGGCTTCAATTGGGTTGTCTTCATTTTTAGGTGCACTCGTGAGAGAGGTAGTGCCTGTGACTTTAAGCAATTGGAGAAAATTGTCTACAACATCCAAAGAAATTTTATGGACATCAATTCAA TTAAGATATAATGTGAAAGAAGTTTGgcaaagaaaatgtatttttcgAAAGATGGGTAGATTATGGAGAGCAGGAAAATCACGAATTGTTTCACAAATTCAATCAACTTCCACTAATGAAGAACTTGTTAAAATGAAGCCATCCAATGTACAATCTATGCACGATTGGATGGACTttgtgaaagaaaagaagagtgCAACGTTCAAG gctaaaagtgaaaagttcaaatcaaTGAAGAAGATGCAACTTCCACACACATGTAGTCGAAAGGGTTATGCTCGATTGGCAGAAGAAATG agaaAAAGTTGTTTGGATTCATCATCTGTGACAAGGATTGCATTGCTGGCAAAAGCACACaggaagaaagatgaaaatccTGTTAACTCACAAGTTACAGAAACGTTG ggAATGGAGAAGAAACTAAGTGATATGGTTGCCAAAAgatgtatttattttgatccAAAGACACTACAAAAGAGACGTTCTAAGCGCTTGGAATCTTTTTCAATAGGCCCAGCAACTACGGAGGATGACAACGATGGAAAAATGAACAAGGAAGGAGATAACATCACAAATAAGTTCTTCATTGACCAATCTCAAAATTCCATGGCAGCTGGAAATAAGGCACCTAATATTGGAGACAATCATGACAGTACACACACAATTCCAAGTTCACCATTACCATTAGATAGTGACAGTACAGACAGAACTCCAAGTTCACCTTTATCATTAGATAGATCGCAAAATTCAGGAGAACATATAAATGTTTCTGAACAAACTATGCAACAACTCCCCAACAACTGTAGAGACCCTACTAGAATGGGAGCCAATGCAATTGAGGAGTGCAATAAAGTGGATATAATCTTCAATGAGTTTGGACAACCAATTGGCGAGGCTTCAATTGGGTTGTCTTCATTTCTAGGTCCACTCGTGAGAGAGGTAGTGCCTGTGACTTTAAACGATTGGAGAAAATTGTCAACAAGATCTAAGGAAGTTTTATGGAAATCAGTTCAA ttaagatataatatgaaagaagattggcaaagaaaatatatctttCAAAAGATGGGTAGATTGTGGAGAGCAGGAAAATCACGAATTGTGTCACAAATTCAATCAACTTCCACTAGTGAAGAACTTGTTAAAATGAAGCCATCCAATATAAAATCAATGCACGATTGGATGAACTttgtgaaagaaaagaaaagcgcAATGTTCAAG GCTAAAAGtgaaaagttcaaatcaatgaagaagaagcaacTTCCACATACATGTAGTCGCAAGGGTTATGCTCGATTGGCAGAAGAAATG aaAAAAGGTTGTCCAGATTCATCATCAGTGTCTAGGGTTGCAGTATGGGCAAAAGCACACAGGAAAAAAGACGGAAATCCTGTTAACTCACAAGTTGCAGAAGCATTG gAGCGTATTGAACAAATTGACAATGAAGGTATAAAGACTACCTCAAATAATGTTGGCAATGAAGCAATAAGTAAAGTTCTTGGTTCTGACCGGGGTGATACTGGAGCACTTGGATTTGGAGTCACTgtaaaaaagttttctttactGTCTCAACTAGATGGTCATTATGCAGAACTTGAAGAAACAAATGACAATGAAGGGATAATCACTGGTTCAAATAATGTGATCAATGATGCAATAAGCAAAGTTCTTGGTCCTGATCAGGGTGGAGCACTTGGATTTGGAGTCACTGTCAAAAAGTTTTCTCAACGAGAACATTATACCAAACtggaagaaaagtataaaaagATGGAAGGAGAAATGTCTGAAATGAGATCTTTGATGTCTCAAATTCTCAAATCTCAA GGTAATGGAAGTGAGCACCTTTCTAATGCTACAAATGAACAAATTGTTAACAACGTTGCTACTAATCCAATTGGATCTTCACCTTTG AGTATTAATGACAACAATGCTCTTCCCAAGTGCAAAATGTTAGATTGGTGTGGTACAGGAGAGGTAGTTGCTGAAGGTCGATGGTCTTCAAATGACCCTAAAGTCATTGTTCATCATGTTCCCCTCGGTCCACAAGCCGTAAAAGTGTGGGTGGACTTGCCAAAGAGGTCGGATGCATTTTTATGGAGACCTAACTCAGAAATGCATTACATCAAGGATGCTGTTGGTAGTGCAGTAGCATGGCCTCTTGACAAAGTTGTTATGA gttga
- the LOC101217008 gene encoding uncharacterized protein LOC101217008 isoform X1 translates to MKKKLRDIVAKRCVDFDSRESRKRRSKRLKSLSVGLATTEDGNDGEMNEREGDNITNKLFVDQSQDFLPVVGKKPPNIRDNLDSTHMTPRSPLPSDSLASLALLKLASRGQVSPILDRSQNVGELVNVCEPSRQQLPKKRRGPTKTKPIAIEECNKVGVTFDQFGQPIEEASIGLSSFLGPLVREVVPVTLSDWRKLSTRSKEILWTSIQFRYNVKEDWQRKCIFQKMGRLWRAEKSRILSQIQSTSTNEELVKMKPSNIQSVHDWMEFVKEKKSTRFKAKSEKFKSMKEMQLPSTRRKSYTRLAEEMAMQNKLSDNVAKRCIDFDSKAPRKRRSKRLKFLSIDLATTEDVNDGEINSMEGVNITNKLFVDQSQDSLPVAGNERPNIGDNLDSTHTTPESPLPSDSLASLTLLKLASRGQVSPILDRSQNVGEHINDSEPTMQQHPKKRRGPTKMKPIAIEECNKVDITFDQFGQPIGEASIGLSSFLGALVREVVPVTLSNWRKLSTTSKEILWTSIQLRYNVKEVWQRKCIFRKMGRLWRAGKSRIVSQIQSTSTNEELVKMKPSNVQSMHDWMDFVKEKKSATFKAKSEKFKSMKKMQLPHTCSRKGYARLAEEMRKSCLDSSSVTRIALLAKAHRKKDENPVNSQVTETLGMEKKLSDMVAKRCIYFDPKTLQKRRSKRLESFSIGPATTEDDNDGKMNKEGDNITNKFFIDQSQNSMAAGNKAPNIGDNHDSTHTIPSSPLPLDSDSTDRTPSSPLSLDRSQNSGEHINVSEQTMQQLPNNCRDPTRMGANAIEECNKVDIIFNEFGQPIGEASIGLSSFLGPLVREVVPVTLNDWRKLSTRSKEVLWKSVQLRYNMKEDWQRKYIFQKMGRLWRAGKSRIVSQIQSTSTSEELVKMKPSNIKSMHDWMNFVKEKKSAMFKAKSEKFKSMKKKQLPHTCSRKGYARLAEEMKKGCPDSSSVSRVAVWAKAHRKKDGNPVNSQVAEALERIEQIDNEGIKTTSNNVGNEAISKVLGSDRGDTGALGFGVTVKKFSLLSQLDGHYAELEETNDNEGIITGSNNVINDAISKVLGPDQGGALGFGVTVKKFSQREHYTKLEEKYKKMEGEMSEMRSLMSQILKSQGNGSEHLSNATNEQIVNNVATNPIGSSPLSINDNNALPKCKMLDWCGTGEVVAEGRWSSNDPKVIVHHVPLGPQAVKVWVDLPKRSDAFLWRPNSEMHYIKDAVGSAVAWPLDKVVMSMYII, encoded by the exons atgaagaagaaactaaGAGATATTGTTGCCAAAAGATGTGTTGATTTTGATTCAAGGGAATCACGAAAGAGGCGTTCTAAGCGCTTGAAATCTCTTTCAGTTGGCCTAGCAACTACAGAGGATGGCAACGATGGAGAAATGAATGAGAGGGAAGGAGATAACATTACAAATAAGTTGTTTGTTGACCAATCTCAAGATTTTTTGCCAGTAGTTGGAAAAAAGCCACCTAATATTAGAGACAATCTTGATAGTACGCACATGACTCCAAGATCACCATTACCATCAGATTCGCTAGCATCTCTTGCCCTTTTGAAGTTAGCTTCTAGGGGACAAGTTTCACCAATTTTAGATAGATCACAAAATGTAGGAGAACTTGTCAATGTTTGTGAGCCAAGTAGGCAACAACTTCCTAAGAAACGTAGAGGCCCTACAAAAACGAAACCCATTGCAATTGAGGAGTGCAATAAAGTGGGTGTAACATTCGACCAGTTTGGACAACCAATTGAGGAGGCTTCGATTGGGTTGTCTTCATTTTTAGGTCCACTCGTGAGAGAGGTAGTGCCTGTGACTTTAAGTGATTGGAGAAAATTGTCAACAAGATCCAAAGAAATTTTATGGACATCAATTCAA TTTAGGTATAATGTGAAAGAAGATTGGCAAAGAAAATGTATCTTTCAAAAGATGGGTAGACTGTGGAGAGCAGAAAAATCACGAATTTTGTCACAAATTCAATCAACTTCCACTAATGAAGAGCTTGTTAAAATGAAGCCATCCAATATACAATCTGTGCACGATTGGATGGAATttgtgaaagaaaagaagagcaCAAGGTTCAAG GCTAAAAGtgaaaagttcaaatcaaTGAAGGAGATGCAACTTCCAAGTACACGTCGTAAGAGTTATACTAGATTGGCAGAAGAAATG GCAATGCAGAATAAATTAAGCGATAATGTGGCCAAAAGATGtattgattttgattcaaaGGCACCACGAAAGAGACGTTCCAAGCgattaaaatttctttcaataGACCTAGCAACTACTGAGGATGTCAACGATGGAGAAATAAATTCCATGGAAGGAGTTAACATCACAAATAAGTTGTTTGTCGACCAATCTCAAGATTCTTTGCCAGTAGCTGGGAATGAGCGACCTAATATTGGAGACAATCTTGATAGTACACACACCACTCCAGAATCACCTTTACCATCAGATTCGCTAGCATCTCTTACCCTTTTGAAGTTAGCTTCTAGGGGACAAGTTTCACCAATTTTAGATAGGTCACAAAATGTAGGAGAGCATATCAATGATTCTGAACCAACCATGCAACAACACCCCAAGAAACGTAGAGGCCCTACAAAAATGAAACCCATCGCAATTGAGGAGTGCAATAAAGTGGATATAACCTTCGACCAGTTTGGACAACCAATTGGGGAGGCTTCAATTGGGTTGTCTTCATTTTTAGGTGCACTCGTGAGAGAGGTAGTGCCTGTGACTTTAAGCAATTGGAGAAAATTGTCTACAACATCCAAAGAAATTTTATGGACATCAATTCAA TTAAGATATAATGTGAAAGAAGTTTGgcaaagaaaatgtatttttcgAAAGATGGGTAGATTATGGAGAGCAGGAAAATCACGAATTGTTTCACAAATTCAATCAACTTCCACTAATGAAGAACTTGTTAAAATGAAGCCATCCAATGTACAATCTATGCACGATTGGATGGACTttgtgaaagaaaagaagagtgCAACGTTCAAG gctaaaagtgaaaagttcaaatcaaTGAAGAAGATGCAACTTCCACACACATGTAGTCGAAAGGGTTATGCTCGATTGGCAGAAGAAATG agaaAAAGTTGTTTGGATTCATCATCTGTGACAAGGATTGCATTGCTGGCAAAAGCACACaggaagaaagatgaaaatccTGTTAACTCACAAGTTACAGAAACGTTG ggAATGGAGAAGAAACTAAGTGATATGGTTGCCAAAAgatgtatttattttgatccAAAGACACTACAAAAGAGACGTTCTAAGCGCTTGGAATCTTTTTCAATAGGCCCAGCAACTACGGAGGATGACAACGATGGAAAAATGAACAAGGAAGGAGATAACATCACAAATAAGTTCTTCATTGACCAATCTCAAAATTCCATGGCAGCTGGAAATAAGGCACCTAATATTGGAGACAATCATGACAGTACACACACAATTCCAAGTTCACCATTACCATTAGATAGTGACAGTACAGACAGAACTCCAAGTTCACCTTTATCATTAGATAGATCGCAAAATTCAGGAGAACATATAAATGTTTCTGAACAAACTATGCAACAACTCCCCAACAACTGTAGAGACCCTACTAGAATGGGAGCCAATGCAATTGAGGAGTGCAATAAAGTGGATATAATCTTCAATGAGTTTGGACAACCAATTGGCGAGGCTTCAATTGGGTTGTCTTCATTTCTAGGTCCACTCGTGAGAGAGGTAGTGCCTGTGACTTTAAACGATTGGAGAAAATTGTCAACAAGATCTAAGGAAGTTTTATGGAAATCAGTTCAA ttaagatataatatgaaagaagattggcaaagaaaatatatctttCAAAAGATGGGTAGATTGTGGAGAGCAGGAAAATCACGAATTGTGTCACAAATTCAATCAACTTCCACTAGTGAAGAACTTGTTAAAATGAAGCCATCCAATATAAAATCAATGCACGATTGGATGAACTttgtgaaagaaaagaaaagcgcAATGTTCAAG GCTAAAAGtgaaaagttcaaatcaatgaagaagaagcaacTTCCACATACATGTAGTCGCAAGGGTTATGCTCGATTGGCAGAAGAAATG aaAAAAGGTTGTCCAGATTCATCATCAGTGTCTAGGGTTGCAGTATGGGCAAAAGCACACAGGAAAAAAGACGGAAATCCTGTTAACTCACAAGTTGCAGAAGCATTG gAGCGTATTGAACAAATTGACAATGAAGGTATAAAGACTACCTCAAATAATGTTGGCAATGAAGCAATAAGTAAAGTTCTTGGTTCTGACCGGGGTGATACTGGAGCACTTGGATTTGGAGTCACTgtaaaaaagttttctttactGTCTCAACTAGATGGTCATTATGCAGAACTTGAAGAAACAAATGACAATGAAGGGATAATCACTGGTTCAAATAATGTGATCAATGATGCAATAAGCAAAGTTCTTGGTCCTGATCAGGGTGGAGCACTTGGATTTGGAGTCACTGTCAAAAAGTTTTCTCAACGAGAACATTATACCAAACtggaagaaaagtataaaaagATGGAAGGAGAAATGTCTGAAATGAGATCTTTGATGTCTCAAATTCTCAAATCTCAA GGTAATGGAAGTGAGCACCTTTCTAATGCTACAAATGAACAAATTGTTAACAACGTTGCTACTAATCCAATTGGATCTTCACCTTTG AGTATTAATGACAACAATGCTCTTCCCAAGTGCAAAATGTTAGATTGGTGTGGTACAGGAGAGGTAGTTGCTGAAGGTCGATGGTCTTCAAATGACCCTAAAGTCATTGTTCATCATGTTCCCCTCGGTCCACAAGCCGTAAAAGTGTGGGTGGACTTGCCAAAGAGGTCGGATGCATTTTTATGGAGACCTAACTCAGAAATGCATTACATCAAGGATGCTGTTGGTAGTGCAGTAGCATGGCCTCTTGACAAAGTTGTTATGAGTATGTACATTATTTAA
- the LOC101217008 gene encoding uncharacterized protein LOC101217008 isoform X7, with product MKKKLRDIVAKRCVDFDSRESRKRRSKRLKSLSVGLATTEDGNDGEMNEREGDNITNKLFVDQSQDFLPVVGKKPPNIRDNLDSTHMTPRSPLPSDSLASLALLKLASRGQVSPILDRSQNVGELVNVCEPSRQQLPKKRRGPTKTKPIAIEECNKVGVTFDQFGQPIEEASIGLSSFLGPLVREVVPVTLSDWRKLSTRSKEILWTSIQFRYNVKEDWQRKCIFQKMGRLWRAEKSRILSQIQSTSTNEELVKMKPSNIQSVHDWMEFVKEKKSTRFKAKSEKFKSMKEMQLPSTRRKSYTRLAEEMAMQNKLSDNVAKRCIDFDSKAPRKRRSKRLKFLSIDLATTEDVNDGEINSMEGVNITNKLFVDQSQDSLPVAGNERPNIGDNLDSTHTTPESPLPSDSLASLTLLKLASRGQVSPILDRSQNVGEHINDSEPTMQQHPKKRRGPTKMKPIAIEECNKVDITFDQFGQPIGEASIGLSSFLGALVREVVPVTLSNWRKLSTTSKEILWTSIQLRYNVKEVWQRKCIFRKMGRLWRAGKSRIVSQIQSTSTNEELVKMKPSNVQSMHDWMDFVKEKKSATFKAKSEKFKSMKKMQLPHTCSRKGYARLAEEMRKSCLDSSSVTRIALLAKAHRKKDENPVNSQVTETLGMEKKLSDMVAKRCIYFDPKTLQKRRSKRLESFSIGPATTEDDNDGKMNKEGDNITNKFFIDQSQNSMAAGNKAPNIGDNHDSTHTIPSSPLPLDSDSTDRTPSSPLSLDRSQNSGEHINVSEQTMQQLPNNCRDPTRMGANAIEECNKVDIIFNEFGQPIGEASIGLSSFLGPLVREVVPVTLNDWRKLSTRSKEVLWKSVQLRYNMKEDWQRKYIFQKMGRLWRAGKSRIVSQIQSTSTSEELVKMKPSNIKSMHDWMNFVKEKKSAMFKAKSEKFKSMKKKQLPHTCSRKGYARLAEEMKKGCPDSSSVSRVAVWAKAHRKKDGNPVNSQVAEALERIEQIDNEELEETNDNEGIITGSNNVINDAISKVLGPDQGGALGFGVTVKKFSQREHYTKLEEKYKKMEGEMSEMRSLMSQILKSQGNGSEHLSNATNEQIVNNVATNPIGSSPLSINDNNALPKCKMLDWCGTGEVVAEGRWSSNDPKVIVHHVPLGPQAVKVWVDLPKRSDAFLWRPNSEMHYIKDAVGSAVAWPLDKVVMSMYII from the exons atgaagaagaaactaaGAGATATTGTTGCCAAAAGATGTGTTGATTTTGATTCAAGGGAATCACGAAAGAGGCGTTCTAAGCGCTTGAAATCTCTTTCAGTTGGCCTAGCAACTACAGAGGATGGCAACGATGGAGAAATGAATGAGAGGGAAGGAGATAACATTACAAATAAGTTGTTTGTTGACCAATCTCAAGATTTTTTGCCAGTAGTTGGAAAAAAGCCACCTAATATTAGAGACAATCTTGATAGTACGCACATGACTCCAAGATCACCATTACCATCAGATTCGCTAGCATCTCTTGCCCTTTTGAAGTTAGCTTCTAGGGGACAAGTTTCACCAATTTTAGATAGATCACAAAATGTAGGAGAACTTGTCAATGTTTGTGAGCCAAGTAGGCAACAACTTCCTAAGAAACGTAGAGGCCCTACAAAAACGAAACCCATTGCAATTGAGGAGTGCAATAAAGTGGGTGTAACATTCGACCAGTTTGGACAACCAATTGAGGAGGCTTCGATTGGGTTGTCTTCATTTTTAGGTCCACTCGTGAGAGAGGTAGTGCCTGTGACTTTAAGTGATTGGAGAAAATTGTCAACAAGATCCAAAGAAATTTTATGGACATCAATTCAA TTTAGGTATAATGTGAAAGAAGATTGGCAAAGAAAATGTATCTTTCAAAAGATGGGTAGACTGTGGAGAGCAGAAAAATCACGAATTTTGTCACAAATTCAATCAACTTCCACTAATGAAGAGCTTGTTAAAATGAAGCCATCCAATATACAATCTGTGCACGATTGGATGGAATttgtgaaagaaaagaagagcaCAAGGTTCAAG GCTAAAAGtgaaaagttcaaatcaaTGAAGGAGATGCAACTTCCAAGTACACGTCGTAAGAGTTATACTAGATTGGCAGAAGAAATG GCAATGCAGAATAAATTAAGCGATAATGTGGCCAAAAGATGtattgattttgattcaaaGGCACCACGAAAGAGACGTTCCAAGCgattaaaatttctttcaataGACCTAGCAACTACTGAGGATGTCAACGATGGAGAAATAAATTCCATGGAAGGAGTTAACATCACAAATAAGTTGTTTGTCGACCAATCTCAAGATTCTTTGCCAGTAGCTGGGAATGAGCGACCTAATATTGGAGACAATCTTGATAGTACACACACCACTCCAGAATCACCTTTACCATCAGATTCGCTAGCATCTCTTACCCTTTTGAAGTTAGCTTCTAGGGGACAAGTTTCACCAATTTTAGATAGGTCACAAAATGTAGGAGAGCATATCAATGATTCTGAACCAACCATGCAACAACACCCCAAGAAACGTAGAGGCCCTACAAAAATGAAACCCATCGCAATTGAGGAGTGCAATAAAGTGGATATAACCTTCGACCAGTTTGGACAACCAATTGGGGAGGCTTCAATTGGGTTGTCTTCATTTTTAGGTGCACTCGTGAGAGAGGTAGTGCCTGTGACTTTAAGCAATTGGAGAAAATTGTCTACAACATCCAAAGAAATTTTATGGACATCAATTCAA TTAAGATATAATGTGAAAGAAGTTTGgcaaagaaaatgtatttttcgAAAGATGGGTAGATTATGGAGAGCAGGAAAATCACGAATTGTTTCACAAATTCAATCAACTTCCACTAATGAAGAACTTGTTAAAATGAAGCCATCCAATGTACAATCTATGCACGATTGGATGGACTttgtgaaagaaaagaagagtgCAACGTTCAAG gctaaaagtgaaaagttcaaatcaaTGAAGAAGATGCAACTTCCACACACATGTAGTCGAAAGGGTTATGCTCGATTGGCAGAAGAAATG agaaAAAGTTGTTTGGATTCATCATCTGTGACAAGGATTGCATTGCTGGCAAAAGCACACaggaagaaagatgaaaatccTGTTAACTCACAAGTTACAGAAACGTTG ggAATGGAGAAGAAACTAAGTGATATGGTTGCCAAAAgatgtatttattttgatccAAAGACACTACAAAAGAGACGTTCTAAGCGCTTGGAATCTTTTTCAATAGGCCCAGCAACTACGGAGGATGACAACGATGGAAAAATGAACAAGGAAGGAGATAACATCACAAATAAGTTCTTCATTGACCAATCTCAAAATTCCATGGCAGCTGGAAATAAGGCACCTAATATTGGAGACAATCATGACAGTACACACACAATTCCAAGTTCACCATTACCATTAGATAGTGACAGTACAGACAGAACTCCAAGTTCACCTTTATCATTAGATAGATCGCAAAATTCAGGAGAACATATAAATGTTTCTGAACAAACTATGCAACAACTCCCCAACAACTGTAGAGACCCTACTAGAATGGGAGCCAATGCAATTGAGGAGTGCAATAAAGTGGATATAATCTTCAATGAGTTTGGACAACCAATTGGCGAGGCTTCAATTGGGTTGTCTTCATTTCTAGGTCCACTCGTGAGAGAGGTAGTGCCTGTGACTTTAAACGATTGGAGAAAATTGTCAACAAGATCTAAGGAAGTTTTATGGAAATCAGTTCAA ttaagatataatatgaaagaagattggcaaagaaaatatatctttCAAAAGATGGGTAGATTGTGGAGAGCAGGAAAATCACGAATTGTGTCACAAATTCAATCAACTTCCACTAGTGAAGAACTTGTTAAAATGAAGCCATCCAATATAAAATCAATGCACGATTGGATGAACTttgtgaaagaaaagaaaagcgcAATGTTCAAG GCTAAAAGtgaaaagttcaaatcaatgaagaagaagcaacTTCCACATACATGTAGTCGCAAGGGTTATGCTCGATTGGCAGAAGAAATG aaAAAAGGTTGTCCAGATTCATCATCAGTGTCTAGGGTTGCAGTATGGGCAAAAGCACACAGGAAAAAAGACGGAAATCCTGTTAACTCACAAGTTGCAGAAGCATTG gAGCGTATTGAACAAATTGACAATGAAG AACTTGAAGAAACAAATGACAATGAAGGGATAATCACTGGTTCAAATAATGTGATCAATGATGCAATAAGCAAAGTTCTTGGTCCTGATCAGGGTGGAGCACTTGGATTTGGAGTCACTGTCAAAAAGTTTTCTCAACGAGAACATTATACCAAACtggaagaaaagtataaaaagATGGAAGGAGAAATGTCTGAAATGAGATCTTTGATGTCTCAAATTCTCAAATCTCAA GGTAATGGAAGTGAGCACCTTTCTAATGCTACAAATGAACAAATTGTTAACAACGTTGCTACTAATCCAATTGGATCTTCACCTTTG AGTATTAATGACAACAATGCTCTTCCCAAGTGCAAAATGTTAGATTGGTGTGGTACAGGAGAGGTAGTTGCTGAAGGTCGATGGTCTTCAAATGACCCTAAAGTCATTGTTCATCATGTTCCCCTCGGTCCACAAGCCGTAAAAGTGTGGGTGGACTTGCCAAAGAGGTCGGATGCATTTTTATGGAGACCTAACTCAGAAATGCATTACATCAAGGATGCTGTTGGTAGTGCAGTAGCATGGCCTCTTGACAAAGTTGTTATGAGTATGTACATTATTTAA